In Xiphophorus maculatus strain JP 163 A chromosome 15, X_maculatus-5.0-male, whole genome shotgun sequence, the following are encoded in one genomic region:
- the LOC102218789 gene encoding otoferlin isoform X2 yields MFDKIIKLSVIHSKNLLRSGTLVGTFKMDVGTVYSQPEHQFYHKWAVLSDPDDITAGCKGYVKCDIAVVGKGDNIKMPHKANETDEDDIEGNLLLPEGIPAERQWARFYVKIHRAEGLPKMNTSIMANVKKAFIGENRDLVDPYVQVQFSGQKGKTSVQKSSYEPIWNEQVIFTELFPPLCKRIKVQIRDSDKVNDVAIGTHFVDLRKISNDGDKGFLPTLGPAWVNMYGSTRQYTLMDEHQDLNDGLGEGVSFRARLLISVAVEILDTTSPEIICSTDVQVEPVSNISESATGKMEEFFLFGSFLEATMIDRKIGDKPISFEITIGNYGNHIDGVSKSSSVKKKKKEDENQEEENELIQNSSEDEADEDADLTSVSSTPPMKPFITDRNYFHLPYFEKKPCVYIKSWWQDQRRRLYNSNMMDKIADKLEEGLNDVQEIIKTEKAFPERRLRGALEELTIGCSRYVTLANKDVNLAGRTKLDRERLKSCMREMDSMGQQAKQIRTQVKKNTVKEKLKLAQNFLQRLRFLADEPQHSIPDVFIWMMSNNKRIAYARIPSKDILFSVVDEETGKDCGKVKAVFLKLPGKKGFGPAGWTVQAKLELYLWLGLNKSRKDFLNGLPNGFEEIRATKTGHGLPPVTLVYDMKQVFQLRAHMYQARSLFAADSSGLSDPFARVFFSSQSQVTEVLNETLCPTWDQLLVFDDVELFGEATELRDDPPIIVVEFYDQDTVGKAEFIGRTFAKPTIKMCDEPYGPPRFPPQLEYYQIYRGNSIAGELLAAFELLQIPFDAEEIRRALIAVHDFAVPQIKVGQGGRADLPPLEGPTDSERGPILPVPLGIRPVLSRYRIEVLFWGLRDLKRINLAQVDRPRVDIECAGRGVQSVLIQNYKKNPNFSTLVKWFEVDLPENELLHPPLNIRVVDCRAFGRYILVGSHAVSTLRHFIYSPPDKSCNNWASAAKLMNGYMVLTNGCSQARSSPSFSSRTFSRPAGDISVNLEAEPPIRKMDTVVKLDAMSDAVVKVDMNEDESDKEKKKKKKKKKGGVEEEEETDERVLDWWSKYFASIETLKENLRSQEAAQAEAEEREDLEIAAEAAEIRPDDLHLKGSKMKERFKEKKSSKQKRSHAADSSEKRPPKARVDELVVYNKELESEYGNFEDWLHTFNLYRGKAGDDDEHALDDDRIVGRFKGSLCMYKVPLSQEITREAGYDPNMGMFQSIPHNDPIHVLVRVYVVRATDLHPADINGKADPYIAIKLGKSEIKDKENYISKQLNPVFGKSFDIEATFPMESMLTVSVYDWDLVGTDDLIGETKIDLENRFYSKFRATCGIASNYSMHGYNIWRDPMKPSQILAKLCKEGKIDGPHYGPGGKVKVANRIFTGPTEIEDENGLKKQTEEHLALSVLNHWEEIPRVGCKLVPEHVETRPLLNPDKPGIEQGRLEMWVDMFPMDMPAPGPAIDTSPRKPKSFELRVIIWNTDDVILEDDAFLTGEKMSDIYVRGWLKGQQEDKQDTDVHYHSLTGEGNFNWRFVFPFDYLVAEEKIVISKKESMFSWDETEYKIPARLTMQVWDADHFSADDFLGAIELDLNRFPRGAKTAKQCNLDMIRNEQELPTISIFKQKRVKGWWPFVARDENDEMELTGKVEAELHLVTAEEAEKSPVGLGRNEPDPLEKPNRPDTSLMWFLGPLKSLRYFIWHNYRWLILKALGLILLLLMLGLFLYSIPGYLVKKILGA; encoded by the exons ATGTTTGACAAGATCATCAAGCTCTCG GTTATTCATTCTAAAAACCTTTTAAGAAGCGGGACGTTGGTGGGAACCTTTAAGATGGATGTTGGGACTGTTTACTCTCAACCCG AACACCAGTTCTACCACAAATGGGCCGTCCTATCTGATCCCGATGACATCACAGCGGGGTGCAAAGGATATGTAAAGTGTGACATTGCAGTTGTCGGGAAAGGTGATAACATCAAGATGCCGCATAAAGCCAATGAGACGGATGAGGATGACATAGAAGG AAATCTGCTCCTCCCAGAAGGCATCCCAGCAGAGAGGCAATGGGCGAGATTTTATGTGAAGATCCACCGAGCTGAAGGACTTCCTAAAATGAACACCAGCATCATGGCGAATgtgaaaaaggcttttattgGAGAAAACAGAGACCTTGTTGACCCCTATGTTCAAGTGCAGTTTTCTGGGCAAAag GGAAAGACTTCGGTCCAGAAGAGCAGCTATGAACCAATCTGGAATGAGCAAGTCATCTTCACAGAGCTGTTCCCTCCTCTTTGCAAGAGGATCAAGGTGCAGATTAGAGACTCGGATAAGGTCAATGACGTTGCCATAGGAACCCACTTCGTCGATCTACGGAAGATCTCAAATGATGGTGATAAAG GTTTTTTGCCCACGCTGGGTCCAGCCTGGGTCAACATGTACGGCTCCACCCGTCAGTACACTCTGATGGATGAGCACCAGGACCTAAACGATGGTCTTGGCGAAGGTGTGTCCTTCAGAGCACGCCTCCTTATTTCGGTAGCCGTGGAGATCCTGGACACTACGTCGCCTGAAATCATCTGCTCAACTGATGTTCAGGTGGAGCCTGTCTCCAACATTTCAGAG AGTGCCACGGGGAAAATGGAGGAGTTCTTCTTGTTTGGTTCGTTTCTGGAGGCTACTATGATCGACAGAAAGATTGGTGACAAACCGATAAGTTTTGAAATCACAATAG GAAATTATGGCAACCACATTGATGGCGTGAGCAAATCCTCCtctgtgaagaagaaaaagaaggaagacGAGAATCAGGAGGAGGAAAATGAGCTGATCCAAAACTCCAGTGAGGATGAGGCTGATGAAGATGCGGACCTCACCTCAGTCTCCTCGACTCCTCCCATGAAGCCTTTCATCACAGACAG AAACTACTTCCATCTGCCCTACTTTGAAAAGAAGCCATGTGTCTACATCAAGAGCTGGTGGCAGGATCAGAGGAGACGGCTTTATAATTCAAACATGATGGATAAGATTGCAGACAAGTTG GAAGAGGGCTTGAATGATGTTCAAGAGATCATTAAGACAGAGAAGGCCTTTCCGGAGCGCAGACTCAGGGGAGCTTTGGAGGAGCTCACAATTGGATGCAG TCGGTATGTGACACTTGCCAACAAAGATGTGAACCTAGCAGGCAGAACTAAGCTTGATCGAGAGCGGCTCAAGTCATGCATGAGAGAGATG GACAGCATGGGACAGCAGGCCAAGCAGATTCGCACACAGGTGAAGAAAAACACggtgaaagaaaaactcaagCTGGCGCAGAACTTCCTGCAGAGACTCCGTTTCCTTGCCGACGAG CCTCAGCACAGCATCCCAGATGTTTTCATCTGGATGATGAGTAACAACAAGCGCATCGCCTATGCCCGAATTCCTTCCAAAGACATTCTGTTCTCTGTGGTGGATGAAGAGACTGGCAAAGACTGTGGAAAAGTCAAAGCAGTCTTCCTCAAG CTGCCTGGTAAAAAGGGGTTTGGCCCTGCTGGCTGGACAGTCCAGGCTAAGCTGGAGTTATATCTGTGGCTCGGCCTCAACAAGAGCCGGAAGGACTTCCTAAATGGTCTCCCGAATGGTTTTGAAGAGATCAGAGCCACCAAAACAGGCCATGGGCTTCCTCCAGTCACCCTCGTCTATGACA TGAAGCAGGTGTTTCAGCTCCGAGCTCACATGTACCAGGCCCGCAGTCTGTTTGCTGCTGACAGCAGTGGGCTTTCAGACCCCTTCGCTCgggttttcttttcctcacaaAGCCAGGTTACTGAG GTTCTAAATGAGACGCTCTGCCCCACGTGGGaccagctgctggtgtttgatGATGTCGAGCTGTTCGGAGAGGCTACTGAGCTCAGAGACGACCCTCCAATCATTGTTGTTGAATTCTATGACCAAGACACTGTG GGAAAGGCAGAGTTTATAGGTCGGACGTTTGCAAAGCCCACCATTAAGATGTGTGACGAGCCTTATGGACCCCCAAGGTTCCCCCCACAGCTGGAGTATTACCAGATATACAGAGGGAACAGCATTGCAGGAGAGCTGCTGGCTGCTTTCGAGCTACTGCAG ATACCTTTTGATGCGGAGGAGATCAGGCGAGCTCTAATCGCTGTCCATGACTTTGCTGTTCCTCAAATAAAG GTTGGTCAAGGGGGCAGGGCTGACCTTCCTCCCCTCGAAGGGCCGACGGACTCAGAGCGCGGACCCATCCTTCCTGTTCCCCTGGGCATACGTCCCGTCCTGAGTCGCTACCGCATAGAG GTATTATTCTGGGGATTAAGGGACCTGAAAAGGATCAATTTGGCCCAAGTTGATCGACCCCGGGTGGACATCGAGTGTGCAGGTCGAGGAGTTCAATCTGTCCTCATTCAGAACTACAAGAAGAACCCCAACTTCAGCACCCTGGTCAAATGGTTTGAAGTG GACCTGCCAGAAAATGAGCTTCTCCATCCTCCTCTTAACATCCGGGTGGTGGACTGCAGAGCATTCGGACGCTACATCCTGGTGGGGTCCCATGCTGTTTCCACcctcagacattttatttacagtccTCCAGACAAAAGCTGCAACAATTGGGCCTCTGCAG CTAAGCTAATGAATGGCTACATGGTTCTAACCAATGGCTGCTCCCAAGCTCGCTCATCACCCAGCTTTTCTTCCCGCACCTTCTCTCGTCCCGCAGGTGACATCTCCGTCAACCTAGAAGCCGAACCCCCAATCCGAAAGATGGACACAGTTGTCAAGTTGGACGCT ATGTCTGATGCTGTTGTAAAAGTTGACATG AACGAAGACGAgagtgacaaagaaaaaaagaagaagaaaaagaagaagaagggaggagtagaggaggaggaagagacagATGAGCGAGTGCTGGACTGGTGGTCCAAGTATTTTGCCTCCATTGAGACGCTGAAGGAG AACCTCAGATCCCAGGAAGCAGCTCAAGCAGAggcagaggagagagaagacCTCGAGATAGCAGCTGAGGCAGCAG AAATCAGACCCGATGACCTCCATCTAAAAGGctccaaaatgaaagaaaggtTCAAAGAGAAGAAGAGCTCCAAGCAGAAGAGGAGTCATGCTGCAGACAGCTCAGAGAAGCGACCCCCTAAAGCAAGAGTGGATGAGCTAGTG GTGTACAACAAAGAGCTGGAGAGTGAGTATGGCAACTTTGAGGATTGGCTTCACACGTTCAACTTGTACAGAGGAAAAGCTGGAGATGATGACGAACACGCCCTGGATGATGACAGGATTGTAGGCAGATTCAAG GGCTCTTTATGTATGTACAAAGTACCGCTTTCTCAGGAGATTACAAGAGAAGCTGGGTATGATCCCAATATGGGGATGTTCCAGAGCATTCCGCATAATGACCCCATCCACGTTCTTGTTCGTGTCTATGTGGTCAGG GCCACAGACCTTCATCCAGCTGATATCAATGGGAAGGCTGATCCTTACATCGCCATTAAGCTGGGCAAATCAGAAATCAAAGACAAAGAGAACTACATCTCCAAGCAGCTCAACCCTGTATTTGGCAA ATCCTTTGACATCGAAGCCACCTTCCCCATGGAGTCGATGTTGACAGTGTCTGTGTATGACTGGGATTTGGTCGGCACAGACGACCTGATTGGAGAAACAAAGATTGACCTGGAGAATCGGTTTTACAGCAAATTTAGAGCCACTTGTGGCATTGCGTCCAACTATTCTAT GCATGGTTACAACATTTGGCGTGATCCTATGAAACCCAGCCAGATCCTAGCTAAGCTCTGTAAGGAAGGGAAGATCGATGGACCTCATTATGGGCCTGGAGGCAAAGTCAAAGTCGCGAATCGAATCTTTACTGGACCAACAGAAATAGAGGATGAAAATG GTCTGAAGAAGCAAACAGAGGAGCATTTAGCCCTGAGCGTGTTGAACCACTGGGAGGAGATCCCAAGAGTCGGCTGCAAGCTTGTTCCTGAACATGTGGAGACCAGACCTCTTCTGAACCCGGACAAACCTGGAATCGAACAG GGGCGACTTGAGATGTGGGTGGACATGTTTCCAATGGATATGCCCGCTCCTGGACCTGCAATTGATACATCACCACGGAAACCAAAGAG TTTTGAGCTCCGTGTTATTATTTGGAACACTGATGACGTAATTCTAGAGGACGATGCTTTCTTGACAGGAGAGAAGATGTCTGACATCTATGTCAGGGG ATGGCTGAAAGGGCAGCAGGAAGACAAACAGGACACAGATGTGCATTACCATTCCCTAACTGGTGAGGGCAACTTCAACTGGCGCTTTGTCTTCCCATTCGATTACCTCGTGGCTGAGGAGAAGATTGTCATCTCTAAGAAAGAGTCTATGTTCTCCTGGGACGAAACTGAATACAAGATCCCTGCTCGTCTCACAATGCAGGTCTGGGATGCCGACCACTTTTCTGCTGATGACTTTCTCG GGGCCATTGAACTGGACCTGAACAGGTTCCCCCGCGGTGCAAAGACAGCCAAGCAGTGCAACCTCGACATGATCCGAAATGAGCAAGAGCTTCCCACCATTTCTATCTTCAAGCAGAAAAGGGTCAAAGGCTGGTGGCCTTTTGTGGCACGTGATGAGAACGACGAGATGGAGCTCACA ggTAAAGTTGAGGCTGAGCTTCACCTTGTGActgcagaggaagcagagaaaagTCCTGTGGGACTGGGGAGAAATGAGCCGGACCCACTGGAGAAACCAAA CCGTCCGGATACGAGTCTAATGTGGTTTCTGGGCCCTCTGAAGTCACTTCGTTACTTCATCTGGCACAACTACCGCTGGCTGATCCTCAAGGCTCTGGGGCTGATACTGCTGCTGCTCATGCTGGGCCTCTTCCTCTACTCCATCCCTGGCTACCTTGTCAAGAAGATCCTGGGGGCCTGA
- the LOC102218789 gene encoding otoferlin isoform X4 yields the protein MFDKIIKLSVIHSKNLLRSGTLVGTFKMDVGTVYSQPEHQFYHKWAVLSDPDDITAGCKGYVKCDIAVVGKGDNIKMPHKANETDEDDIEGNLLLPEGIPAERQWARFYVKIHRAEGLPKMNTSIMANVKKAFIGENRDLVDPYVQVQFSGQKGKTSVQKSSYEPIWNEQVIFTELFPPLCKRIKVQIRDSDKVNDVAIGTHFVDLRKISNDGDKGFLPTLGPAWVNMYGSTRQYTLMDEHQDLNDGLGEGVSFRARLLISVAVEILDTTSPEIICSTDVQVEPVSNISESATGKMEEFFLFGSFLEATMIDRKIGDKPISFEITIGNYGNHIDGVSKSSSVKKKKKEDENQEEENELIQNSSEDEADEDADLTSVSSTPPMKPFITDRNYFHLPYFEKKPCVYIKSWWQDQRRRLYNSNMMDKIADKLEEGLNDVQEIIKTEKAFPERRLRGALEELTIGCSRYVTLANKDVNLAGRTKLDRERLKSCMREMDSMGQQAKQIRTQVKKNTVKEKLKLAQNFLQRLRFLADEPQHSIPDVFIWMMSNNKRIAYARIPSKDILFSVVDEETGKDCGKVKAVFLKLPGKKGFGPAGWTVQAKLELYLWLGLNKSRKDFLNGLPNGFEEIRATKTGHGLPPVTLVYDMKQVFQLRAHMYQARSLFAADSSGLSDPFARVFFSSQSQVTEVLNETLCPTWDQLLVFDDVELFGEATELRDDPPIIVVEFYDQDTVGKAEFIGRTFAKPTIKMCDEPYGPPRFPPQLEYYQIYRGNSIAGELLAAFELLQIPFDAEEIRRALIAVHDFAVPQIKVGQGGRADLPPLEGPTDSERGPILPVPLGIRPVLSRYRIEVLFWGLRDLKRINLAQVDRPRVDIECAGRGVQSVLIQNYKKNPNFSTLVKWFEVDLPENELLHPPLNIRVVDCRAFGRYILVGSHAVSTLRHFIYSPPDKSCNNWASAAKLMNGYMVLTNGCSQARSSPSFSSRTFSRPAGDISVNLEAEPPIRKMDTVVKLDANEDESDKEKKKKKKKKKGGVEEEEETDERVLDWWSKYFASIETLKENLRSQEAAQAEAEEREDLEIAAEAAEIRPDDLHLKGSKMKERFKEKKSSKQKRSHAADSSEKRPPKARVDELVVYNKELESEYGNFEDWLHTFNLYRGKAGDDDEHALDDDRIVGRFKGSLCMYKVPLSQEITREAGYDPNMGMFQSIPHNDPIHVLVRVYVVRATDLHPADINGKADPYIAIKLGKSEIKDKENYISKQLNPVFGKSFDIEATFPMESMLTVSVYDWDLVGTDDLIGETKIDLENRFYSKFRATCGIASNYSMHGYNIWRDPMKPSQILAKLCKEGKIDGPHYGPGGKVKVANRIFTGPTEIEDENGLKKQTEEHLALSVLNHWEEIPRVGCKLVPEHVETRPLLNPDKPGIEQGRLEMWVDMFPMDMPAPGPAIDTSPRKPKRYELRVIIWNTDEVILEDDDYFTGEKSSDIFVRGWLKGQQEDKQDTDVHYHSLTGEGNFNWRFVFPFDYLVAEEKIVISKKESMFSWDETEYKIPARLTMQVWDADHFSADDFLGAIELDLNRFPRGAKTAKQCNLDMIRNEQELPTISIFKQKRVKGWWPFVARDENDEMELTGKVEAELHLVTAEEAEKSPVGLGRNEPDPLEKPNRPDTSLMWFLGPLKSLRYFIWHNYRWLILKALGLILLLLMLGLFLYSIPGYLVKKILGA from the exons ATGTTTGACAAGATCATCAAGCTCTCG GTTATTCATTCTAAAAACCTTTTAAGAAGCGGGACGTTGGTGGGAACCTTTAAGATGGATGTTGGGACTGTTTACTCTCAACCCG AACACCAGTTCTACCACAAATGGGCCGTCCTATCTGATCCCGATGACATCACAGCGGGGTGCAAAGGATATGTAAAGTGTGACATTGCAGTTGTCGGGAAAGGTGATAACATCAAGATGCCGCATAAAGCCAATGAGACGGATGAGGATGACATAGAAGG AAATCTGCTCCTCCCAGAAGGCATCCCAGCAGAGAGGCAATGGGCGAGATTTTATGTGAAGATCCACCGAGCTGAAGGACTTCCTAAAATGAACACCAGCATCATGGCGAATgtgaaaaaggcttttattgGAGAAAACAGAGACCTTGTTGACCCCTATGTTCAAGTGCAGTTTTCTGGGCAAAag GGAAAGACTTCGGTCCAGAAGAGCAGCTATGAACCAATCTGGAATGAGCAAGTCATCTTCACAGAGCTGTTCCCTCCTCTTTGCAAGAGGATCAAGGTGCAGATTAGAGACTCGGATAAGGTCAATGACGTTGCCATAGGAACCCACTTCGTCGATCTACGGAAGATCTCAAATGATGGTGATAAAG GTTTTTTGCCCACGCTGGGTCCAGCCTGGGTCAACATGTACGGCTCCACCCGTCAGTACACTCTGATGGATGAGCACCAGGACCTAAACGATGGTCTTGGCGAAGGTGTGTCCTTCAGAGCACGCCTCCTTATTTCGGTAGCCGTGGAGATCCTGGACACTACGTCGCCTGAAATCATCTGCTCAACTGATGTTCAGGTGGAGCCTGTCTCCAACATTTCAGAG AGTGCCACGGGGAAAATGGAGGAGTTCTTCTTGTTTGGTTCGTTTCTGGAGGCTACTATGATCGACAGAAAGATTGGTGACAAACCGATAAGTTTTGAAATCACAATAG GAAATTATGGCAACCACATTGATGGCGTGAGCAAATCCTCCtctgtgaagaagaaaaagaaggaagacGAGAATCAGGAGGAGGAAAATGAGCTGATCCAAAACTCCAGTGAGGATGAGGCTGATGAAGATGCGGACCTCACCTCAGTCTCCTCGACTCCTCCCATGAAGCCTTTCATCACAGACAG AAACTACTTCCATCTGCCCTACTTTGAAAAGAAGCCATGTGTCTACATCAAGAGCTGGTGGCAGGATCAGAGGAGACGGCTTTATAATTCAAACATGATGGATAAGATTGCAGACAAGTTG GAAGAGGGCTTGAATGATGTTCAAGAGATCATTAAGACAGAGAAGGCCTTTCCGGAGCGCAGACTCAGGGGAGCTTTGGAGGAGCTCACAATTGGATGCAG TCGGTATGTGACACTTGCCAACAAAGATGTGAACCTAGCAGGCAGAACTAAGCTTGATCGAGAGCGGCTCAAGTCATGCATGAGAGAGATG GACAGCATGGGACAGCAGGCCAAGCAGATTCGCACACAGGTGAAGAAAAACACggtgaaagaaaaactcaagCTGGCGCAGAACTTCCTGCAGAGACTCCGTTTCCTTGCCGACGAG CCTCAGCACAGCATCCCAGATGTTTTCATCTGGATGATGAGTAACAACAAGCGCATCGCCTATGCCCGAATTCCTTCCAAAGACATTCTGTTCTCTGTGGTGGATGAAGAGACTGGCAAAGACTGTGGAAAAGTCAAAGCAGTCTTCCTCAAG CTGCCTGGTAAAAAGGGGTTTGGCCCTGCTGGCTGGACAGTCCAGGCTAAGCTGGAGTTATATCTGTGGCTCGGCCTCAACAAGAGCCGGAAGGACTTCCTAAATGGTCTCCCGAATGGTTTTGAAGAGATCAGAGCCACCAAAACAGGCCATGGGCTTCCTCCAGTCACCCTCGTCTATGACA TGAAGCAGGTGTTTCAGCTCCGAGCTCACATGTACCAGGCCCGCAGTCTGTTTGCTGCTGACAGCAGTGGGCTTTCAGACCCCTTCGCTCgggttttcttttcctcacaaAGCCAGGTTACTGAG GTTCTAAATGAGACGCTCTGCCCCACGTGGGaccagctgctggtgtttgatGATGTCGAGCTGTTCGGAGAGGCTACTGAGCTCAGAGACGACCCTCCAATCATTGTTGTTGAATTCTATGACCAAGACACTGTG GGAAAGGCAGAGTTTATAGGTCGGACGTTTGCAAAGCCCACCATTAAGATGTGTGACGAGCCTTATGGACCCCCAAGGTTCCCCCCACAGCTGGAGTATTACCAGATATACAGAGGGAACAGCATTGCAGGAGAGCTGCTGGCTGCTTTCGAGCTACTGCAG ATACCTTTTGATGCGGAGGAGATCAGGCGAGCTCTAATCGCTGTCCATGACTTTGCTGTTCCTCAAATAAAG GTTGGTCAAGGGGGCAGGGCTGACCTTCCTCCCCTCGAAGGGCCGACGGACTCAGAGCGCGGACCCATCCTTCCTGTTCCCCTGGGCATACGTCCCGTCCTGAGTCGCTACCGCATAGAG GTATTATTCTGGGGATTAAGGGACCTGAAAAGGATCAATTTGGCCCAAGTTGATCGACCCCGGGTGGACATCGAGTGTGCAGGTCGAGGAGTTCAATCTGTCCTCATTCAGAACTACAAGAAGAACCCCAACTTCAGCACCCTGGTCAAATGGTTTGAAGTG GACCTGCCAGAAAATGAGCTTCTCCATCCTCCTCTTAACATCCGGGTGGTGGACTGCAGAGCATTCGGACGCTACATCCTGGTGGGGTCCCATGCTGTTTCCACcctcagacattttatttacagtccTCCAGACAAAAGCTGCAACAATTGGGCCTCTGCAG CTAAGCTAATGAATGGCTACATGGTTCTAACCAATGGCTGCTCCCAAGCTCGCTCATCACCCAGCTTTTCTTCCCGCACCTTCTCTCGTCCCGCAGGTGACATCTCCGTCAACCTAGAAGCCGAACCCCCAATCCGAAAGATGGACACAGTTGTCAAGTTGGACGCT AACGAAGACGAgagtgacaaagaaaaaaagaagaagaaaaagaagaagaagggaggagtagaggaggaggaagagacagATGAGCGAGTGCTGGACTGGTGGTCCAAGTATTTTGCCTCCATTGAGACGCTGAAGGAG AACCTCAGATCCCAGGAAGCAGCTCAAGCAGAggcagaggagagagaagacCTCGAGATAGCAGCTGAGGCAGCAG AAATCAGACCCGATGACCTCCATCTAAAAGGctccaaaatgaaagaaaggtTCAAAGAGAAGAAGAGCTCCAAGCAGAAGAGGAGTCATGCTGCAGACAGCTCAGAGAAGCGACCCCCTAAAGCAAGAGTGGATGAGCTAGTG GTGTACAACAAAGAGCTGGAGAGTGAGTATGGCAACTTTGAGGATTGGCTTCACACGTTCAACTTGTACAGAGGAAAAGCTGGAGATGATGACGAACACGCCCTGGATGATGACAGGATTGTAGGCAGATTCAAG GGCTCTTTATGTATGTACAAAGTACCGCTTTCTCAGGAGATTACAAGAGAAGCTGGGTATGATCCCAATATGGGGATGTTCCAGAGCATTCCGCATAATGACCCCATCCACGTTCTTGTTCGTGTCTATGTGGTCAGG GCCACAGACCTTCATCCAGCTGATATCAATGGGAAGGCTGATCCTTACATCGCCATTAAGCTGGGCAAATCAGAAATCAAAGACAAAGAGAACTACATCTCCAAGCAGCTCAACCCTGTATTTGGCAA ATCCTTTGACATCGAAGCCACCTTCCCCATGGAGTCGATGTTGACAGTGTCTGTGTATGACTGGGATTTGGTCGGCACAGACGACCTGATTGGAGAAACAAAGATTGACCTGGAGAATCGGTTTTACAGCAAATTTAGAGCCACTTGTGGCATTGCGTCCAACTATTCTAT GCATGGTTACAACATTTGGCGTGATCCTATGAAACCCAGCCAGATCCTAGCTAAGCTCTGTAAGGAAGGGAAGATCGATGGACCTCATTATGGGCCTGGAGGCAAAGTCAAAGTCGCGAATCGAATCTTTACTGGACCAACAGAAATAGAGGATGAAAATG GTCTGAAGAAGCAAACAGAGGAGCATTTAGCCCTGAGCGTGTTGAACCACTGGGAGGAGATCCCAAGAGTCGGCTGCAAGCTTGTTCCTGAACATGTGGAGACCAGACCTCTTCTGAACCCGGACAAACCTGGAATCGAACAG GGGCGACTTGAGATGTGGGTGGACATGTTTCCAATGGATATGCCCGCTCCTGGACCTGCAATTGATACATCACCACGGAAACCAAAGAG ATATGAGCTCAGGGTGATTATTTGGAATACTGATGAAGTAATACTGGAAGACGATGATTACTTCACTGGGGAAAAGTCCAGTGACATATTTGTGAGGGG ATGGCTGAAAGGGCAGCAGGAAGACAAACAGGACACAGATGTGCATTACCATTCCCTAACTGGTGAGGGCAACTTCAACTGGCGCTTTGTCTTCCCATTCGATTACCTCGTGGCTGAGGAGAAGATTGTCATCTCTAAGAAAGAGTCTATGTTCTCCTGGGACGAAACTGAATACAAGATCCCTGCTCGTCTCACAATGCAGGTCTGGGATGCCGACCACTTTTCTGCTGATGACTTTCTCG GGGCCATTGAACTGGACCTGAACAGGTTCCCCCGCGGTGCAAAGACAGCCAAGCAGTGCAACCTCGACATGATCCGAAATGAGCAAGAGCTTCCCACCATTTCTATCTTCAAGCAGAAAAGGGTCAAAGGCTGGTGGCCTTTTGTGGCACGTGATGAGAACGACGAGATGGAGCTCACA ggTAAAGTTGAGGCTGAGCTTCACCTTGTGActgcagaggaagcagagaaaagTCCTGTGGGACTGGGGAGAAATGAGCCGGACCCACTGGAGAAACCAAA CCGTCCGGATACGAGTCTAATGTGGTTTCTGGGCCCTCTGAAGTCACTTCGTTACTTCATCTGGCACAACTACCGCTGGCTGATCCTCAAGGCTCTGGGGCTGATACTGCTGCTGCTCATGCTGGGCCTCTTCCTCTACTCCATCCCTGGCTACCTTGTCAAGAAGATCCTGGGGGCCTGA